A genomic region of Thermogemmatispora onikobensis contains the following coding sequences:
- a CDS encoding HEAT repeat domain-containing protein → MLWWKEFPEGLIFGEESFLTEPGYLPRQYPRSIARAFLSLTYPEHEQGPPREEAGPAEEVERPWYRVAWEAAEAFVERWGGVDEETLKRVLREGEGRDRLAAVFALGHSSGEGINEMLAPLLGHPDWLLRCAAACCLVLRRDERAIPVIER, encoded by the coding sequence ATGCTTTGGTGGAAGGAATTTCCCGAAGGTCTGATCTTTGGGGAAGAGAGCTTCTTGACGGAGCCGGGCTATCTGCCGCGGCAGTACCCGCGCTCTATTGCACGGGCCTTCCTATCCCTGACCTATCCTGAGCATGAGCAAGGGCCTCCTCGTGAGGAAGCAGGCCCAGCAGAGGAAGTAGAGCGTCCCTGGTACCGGGTGGCCTGGGAGGCAGCGGAGGCCTTTGTCGAGCGCTGGGGGGGAGTAGATGAGGAGACGCTGAAGCGGGTGCTGCGGGAAGGAGAGGGACGGGACCGGCTGGCGGCGGTGTTTGCGCTGGGGCACAGTTCCGGTGAGGGGATCAATGAGATGCTGGCGCCGTTGCTGGGGCATCCAGACTGGCTGCTGCGCTGTGCGGCGGCCTGCTGTCTGGTGCTGCGTCGAGACGAGCGAGCCATCCCAGTGATTGAGCGCTA
- a CDS encoding HEAT repeat domain-containing protein codes for MLWWKEFPEGLIFGEESFLTEPGYLPRQYPRSIARAFLLVDYNEEEGPRDELARPWYRVAWEAAEAFVERWGGVDEETLKRVLREGEGRDRLAAVFALGHSSGEGINEMLAPLLGHPDWLLRCAAACCLVLRRDERAIPVIERYLLTPGPTMVNSEGLICPVPEARCWYDHHKALVPWVLAEWGPESVVPVLRQALLQLWKEEENAEGLPGPVSLNVYEALCYALGRRGVLGALHGVRLPGPLRRQTLRLLALGYLRAPERFGTNDCYTLLQERVVRDEVQVVVIEKFGLGENEANELFERAWDDREQFDLWWLDPQEMDKEMALNKDSETVHLAAELARARRERQERQEQSS; via the coding sequence CCGAAGGTCTGATCTTTGGGGAAGAGAGCTTCTTGACGGAGCCGGGCTATCTGCCGCGGCAGTACCCGCGCTCTATTGCACGGGCCTTCCTGTTGGTGGACTACAATGAGGAAGAGGGGCCCAGGGACGAGCTGGCGCGTCCCTGGTACCGGGTGGCCTGGGAGGCAGCGGAGGCCTTTGTCGAGCGCTGGGGGGGAGTAGATGAGGAGACGCTGAAGCGGGTGCTGCGGGAAGGAGAGGGACGGGACCGGCTGGCGGCGGTGTTTGCGCTGGGGCACAGTTCCGGTGAGGGGATCAATGAGATGCTGGCGCCGTTGCTGGGGCATCCAGACTGGCTGCTGCGCTGTGCGGCGGCCTGCTGTCTGGTGCTGCGTCGAGACGAGCGAGCCATCCCAGTGATTGAGCGCTATCTGCTTACGCCGGGGCCGACGATGGTGAACAGCGAGGGGCTGATTTGTCCGGTGCCGGAAGCGCGCTGTTGGTATGATCACCACAAGGCGTTAGTGCCGTGGGTGTTGGCAGAGTGGGGGCCGGAGTCGGTGGTGCCGGTGTTGCGGCAGGCGCTGCTGCAGCTATGGAAGGAGGAGGAGAATGCCGAGGGGCTGCCTGGTCCTGTGAGCCTGAATGTGTATGAGGCGCTCTGCTATGCCCTGGGCAGGCGGGGGGTACTCGGTGCACTGCACGGGGTAAGACTACCGGGACCGCTGAGGAGACAGACGCTTCGGCTGCTGGCGCTGGGGTATCTACGCGCTCCAGAGCGCTTTGGTACTAACGATTGCTACACGCTCTTGCAGGAGAGGGTGGTGCGGGATGAGGTGCAGGTGGTCGTGATAGAGAAGTTCGGTTTAGGAGAAAACGAAGCGAACGAGCTGTTCGAACGCGCCTGGGATGATCGAGAGCAGTTTGACTTGTGGTGGCTCGACCCCCAGGAGATGGACAAGGAGATGGCTCTCAACAAGGATAGCGAAACAGTGCATCTGGCCGCCGAGCTGGCGCGCGCACGGCGAGAGAGACAGGAGAGGCAAGAGCAGTCCAGTTAA